A portion of the Phacochoerus africanus isolate WHEZ1 chromosome 5, ROS_Pafr_v1, whole genome shotgun sequence genome contains these proteins:
- the PRADC1 gene encoding protease-associated domain-containing protein 1 — MVPGAAGWCCLMLWLPACVAAHGLRIHDYLYFQVLSPGDIRYIFTATPAKDFGGIFHTRYEQIHLVPAEPSEACGELSNGFFIQDQIALVERGGCSFLSKTRVVQEHGGRAVIISDNAVDNDSFYVEMIQDSTQRTADIPALFLLGRDGYMIRRSLEQHGLPWAIISIPVNVTSIPTFELLQPPWTFW; from the exons ATGGTCCCCGGCGCCGCGGGCTGGTGTTGTCTCATGCTCTGGCTCCCCGCGTGCGTCGCGGCCCACG GCTTACGCATCCATGATTACTTGTATTTTCAAGTGCTGAGTCCTGGGGACATTCGATACAtcttcacagccacacctgccaaGGACTTTGGTGGCATCTTT CACACAAGGTATGAGCAGATTCACCTCGTCCCTGCTGAACCTTCAGAGGCCTGCGGGGAGCTCAGCAACGGTTTCTTCATCCAGGACCAGATCGCCCTGGTGGAGAGGGG GGGCTGTTCCTTCCTCTCCAAGACCCGGGTGGTGCAGGAGCATGGCGGGCGGGCAGTGATCATCTCTGACAACGCGGTTGACAATGACAGTTTCTACGTGGAGATGATCCAGGACAGTACCCAGCGCACAGCTGATATCCCTGCCCTCTTCCTGCTCGGCCGAGATGG CTACATGATCCGCCGCTCCCTGGAACAGCATGGGCTGCCATGGGCCATCATTTCCATCCCAGTCAATGTCACCAGCATTCCCACCTTTGAGCTGCTGCAACCGCCCTGGACCTTCTGGTAG
- the SMYD5 gene encoding histone-lysine N-trimethyltransferase SMYD5 isoform X1, whose protein sequence is MPKMAASMCDVFSFCVGVPGRAGVPVEVRFVNSAKGKGLFATQLIRKGETIFVEQPLVAAQFLWNALYRYRACDHCLRALEKAEENAQRLTGKPGQVLPHPDLCTVRKDLHQNCPHCQVMYCSAECRLAAAEQYHQVLCQGPSQDDPLHPLNKLQEAWRSVHYPPETASIMLMARMVATVKQAKDKDRWIRLYSQFCNKTANEEEEIVHKLLGDKFKGQLELLRRLFTEALYEEALSQWFTPDGFRSLFALVGTNGQGIGTSSLSQWVHACDALELKPQDREQLDTFIDQLYKDIEAATGEFLNCEGSGLFVLQSCCNHSCVPNAETSFPENNFLLHVTALEDIKPGEEICISYLDCCQRERSRHSRHKILRENYLFVCSCPKCLAEADEPNMTSEEEEDEEEEEGEPEAAELGDEMTDV, encoded by the exons ATGCCCAAGATGGCGGCCTCCATGTGCGACGTGTTCTCCTTCTGCGTGGGCGTGCCGGGCCGGGCTGGGGTCCCTGTGGAAGTCCGCTTTGTGAACAGCGCCAAG GGAAAGGGGCTCTTTGCCACACAGCTGATCCGGAAGGGGGAGACCATATTTGTAGAACAGCCCCTGGTGGCTGCGCAGTTTCTCTGGAATGCACTTTATCGCTACCGAG CTTGTGACCACTGCCTTCGGGCCctggagaaggcagaggagaatGCCCAGAGACTGACGGGGAAACCAGGCCAGGTTCTGCCCCACCCTGACCTGTGCACTGTGCGCAAGGACCTCCACCAGAACTGTCCCCACTGCCAG GTGATGTACTGCAGTGCAGAATGTCGACTGGCTGCTGCCGAGCAGTACCATCAGGTCTTATGCCAAGGCCCCTCCCAGGATGACCCCCTGCATCCTCTCAATAAGCTGCAGGAAGCATGGAG gaGTGTTCATTACCCTCCTGAGACTGCAAGCATCATGTTGATGGCCCGGATGGTGGCCACAGTGAAGCAG GCTAAGGATAAGGATCGTTGGATCAGGCTCTACTCCCAGTTCTGTAATAAAACAGCCAATGAGGAGGAGGAAATTGTCCACAAACTCCTGGGGGACAAATTCAAG GGCCAGCTGGAGCTTCTGCGGAGACTCTTCACAGAGGCGCTCTATGAGGAAGCACTCAGCCAG TGGTTCACTCCAGATGGATTCCGGTCTCTCTTTGCTCTTGTTGGGACCAATGGCCAAGGAATTGGAACCAG CTCCCTGAGCCAGTGGGTCCATGCCTGTGACGCTCTGGAGCTGAAGCCTCAGGACCGTGAGCAGCTGGACACCTTCATCGATCAGCTGTACAAGGACATCGAGGCAG CAACTGGCGAGTTTCTTAACTGTGAAGGATCTGGCCTCTTTGTGCTGCAGAGCTGCT GCAACCACAGCTGTGTCCCCAATGCAGAGACCTCCTTCCCAGAAAACAACTTCCTTTTGCACGTCACCGCCCTGGAGGATATTAAGCCAGGAGAG GAAATCTGCATCAGCTACTTGGACTGCTGTCAGCGGGAGCGCAGCCGCCATAGCCGCCACAAGATCCTCAG GGAGAACTACCTGTTCGTCTGTTCCTGCCCCAAATGCTTGGCAGAGGCTGATGAGCCCAACATGACctctgaggaagaggaggatgaagaggaggaggaaggggagccgGAAGCTGCGGAGCTGGGGGATGAGATGACTGATGTGTGA
- the SMYD5 gene encoding histone-lysine N-trimethyltransferase SMYD5 isoform X2, with product MYCSAECRLAAAEQYHQVLCQGPSQDDPLHPLNKLQEAWRSVHYPPETASIMLMARMVATVKQAKDKDRWIRLYSQFCNKTANEEEEIVHKLLGDKFKGQLELLRRLFTEALYEEALSQWFTPDGFRSLFALVGTNGQGIGTSSLSQWVHACDALELKPQDREQLDTFIDQLYKDIEAATGEFLNCEGSGLFVLQSCCNHSCVPNAETSFPENNFLLHVTALEDIKPGEEICISYLDCCQRERSRHSRHKILRENYLFVCSCPKCLAEADEPNMTSEEEEDEEEEEGEPEAAELGDEMTDV from the exons ATGTACTGCAGTGCAGAATGTCGACTGGCTGCTGCCGAGCAGTACCATCAGGTCTTATGCCAAGGCCCCTCCCAGGATGACCCCCTGCATCCTCTCAATAAGCTGCAGGAAGCATGGAG gaGTGTTCATTACCCTCCTGAGACTGCAAGCATCATGTTGATGGCCCGGATGGTGGCCACAGTGAAGCAG GCTAAGGATAAGGATCGTTGGATCAGGCTCTACTCCCAGTTCTGTAATAAAACAGCCAATGAGGAGGAGGAAATTGTCCACAAACTCCTGGGGGACAAATTCAAG GGCCAGCTGGAGCTTCTGCGGAGACTCTTCACAGAGGCGCTCTATGAGGAAGCACTCAGCCAG TGGTTCACTCCAGATGGATTCCGGTCTCTCTTTGCTCTTGTTGGGACCAATGGCCAAGGAATTGGAACCAG CTCCCTGAGCCAGTGGGTCCATGCCTGTGACGCTCTGGAGCTGAAGCCTCAGGACCGTGAGCAGCTGGACACCTTCATCGATCAGCTGTACAAGGACATCGAGGCAG CAACTGGCGAGTTTCTTAACTGTGAAGGATCTGGCCTCTTTGTGCTGCAGAGCTGCT GCAACCACAGCTGTGTCCCCAATGCAGAGACCTCCTTCCCAGAAAACAACTTCCTTTTGCACGTCACCGCCCTGGAGGATATTAAGCCAGGAGAG GAAATCTGCATCAGCTACTTGGACTGCTGTCAGCGGGAGCGCAGCCGCCATAGCCGCCACAAGATCCTCAG GGAGAACTACCTGTTCGTCTGTTCCTGCCCCAAATGCTTGGCAGAGGCTGATGAGCCCAACATGACctctgaggaagaggaggatgaagaggaggaggaaggggagccgGAAGCTGCGGAGCTGGGGGATGAGATGACTGATGTGTGA
- the NOTO gene encoding homeobox protein notochord produces MPSLEPRGCRLLAPPATGVQPPRSDCSPPRAIPALPRSSAGPGAPRAPARLESSFSVEAILARPDPRGPAASPLSVHSGAAAGLWTAPPRPPVRILPGACPGTGPSAYLSAGLDLPCPPHPGLRLRAAHFCGLQGLGVTGLELAHCLGLWGPRNWTPVQDLQDTERSQKRVRTMFNLEQLEELEKVFAKQHNLVGKKRAQLAAQLNLTENQVRVWFQNRRVKYQKQQRLKVPTASAMAASPDEPSSSSDTSVQREDTEPGMDS; encoded by the exons ATGCCCAGCCTGGAGCCGCGAGGCTGCCGGCTGCTCGCTCCCCCAGCCACTGGGGTCCAGCCCCCGCGCTCAGACTGCTCTCCACCGCGCGCGATCCCCGCGCTGCCGCGCAGCTCGGCAGGCCCAGGCGCACCCCGCGCGCCCGCACGCCTGGAGTCCTCCTTCTCCGTCGAGGCCATCCTGGCCAGACCCGACCCCCGCGGGCCCGCCGCCTCCCCACTGTCAGTGCACTCTGGCGCTGCCGCGGGCCTCTGGACCGCTCCCCCGAGGCCTCCCGTCCGGATCCTGCCCGGCGCGTGCCCGGGGACCGGGCCGTCCGCCTACCTGAGCGCGGGGCTCGACCTGCCGTGTCCCCCGCACCCTGGGCTGCGGCTGCGCGCGGCCCACTTCTGCGGCCTCCAGGGCCTCGGCGTCACAG GACTGGAGCTGGCTCACTGCCTAGGTCTCTGGGGTCCCCGAAACTGGACCCCAGTTCAGGACCTTCAGGACACTGAGAGATCTCAAAAGCGGGTTCGGACCATGTTTAACTTGGAGCAGCTGGAAGAGTTGGAAAAAGTGTTTGCAAAACAGCACAATCTGGTGGGGAAGAAGAGAGCCCAGCTGGCAGCCCAGCTCAACCTTACAGAGAACCAG GTCAGGGTCTGGTTCCAAAACCGCAGGGTCAAGTATCAGAAGCAGCAAAGGCTGAAGGTACCAACTGCATCTGCCATGGCTGCCTCCCCGGACGAGCCCTCCAGCAGCTCCGATACCAGCGTCCAGAGAGAAGACACAGAGCCAGGAATGGATAGCTGA